In Labilibaculum sp. DW002, one DNA window encodes the following:
- a CDS encoding sensor histidine kinase, with translation MTRNNGIMDNSVAKEFTNIDEKVRNAQVKLLYKQTNTGLLGVLSVTLTACIVFWEIVPQWQLSLWTGIIVLLTLARAANVFAFKKRDAAKADIDRWAKLHTIGVISSGLSWVIPFVFFWPSEQFTYQLVWPIFVIPMSTAAVATYYTWRPSYISFLILSALPVSIRFFYEGGTLYILMALLSLFFIAILLRAGKVMNASSARAFELGIRNEALNKDLKEEITTRKQLNVQLEQEIFERKLAENEIRKLSKVFLDGTNPSFIEDLNGNILEMNDEAVNVYGFSRTELVDKSIKLLVPDGLHKKMDELIELCLEGKLVRDVECLRKNKDGKEIPVLITLSLLTDEENNPFGIASIDSNLSEQKNIEKELTKSKAAAESANATKDKFLKIISHDLRTPFNSIIGFSELLNTDYDLFEDLERKNCIQEINTSSHFAYRLLDNLLTWARTQTDEIRINKENLNLKELVETSISTYLLNADSKNISVLNKVQADLIISIDENTALTFIRNIVNNAIKFTHKGGSITIDSQLTENSIRLIITDTGVGMTAEVIDNLFKIDKGISTEGTNNEIGTGLGLILCKEFIERNGGSILVKSEVNKGSEFIVSIPLESDSEAI, from the coding sequence ATGACGAGGAATAATGGAATAATGGACAATTCTGTTGCAAAAGAATTCACCAATATCGATGAAAAAGTACGTAATGCCCAGGTTAAACTGCTTTACAAGCAAACCAATACTGGTCTACTAGGTGTTCTTAGTGTTACACTTACTGCCTGCATTGTTTTTTGGGAGATTGTTCCTCAATGGCAACTTTCTTTGTGGACAGGAATAATCGTTCTCCTCACTTTAGCAAGAGCAGCAAATGTATTTGCGTTTAAAAAAAGGGATGCAGCAAAGGCAGATATTGATCGATGGGCAAAGCTCCATACCATCGGTGTTATCTCTTCTGGCTTAAGCTGGGTTATTCCTTTCGTATTCTTCTGGCCAAGCGAGCAATTTACATATCAGTTGGTATGGCCAATTTTTGTTATTCCTATGAGTACCGCTGCGGTTGCAACCTATTATACATGGCGACCATCTTACATTTCATTTCTAATTCTTTCTGCATTACCAGTATCAATACGATTTTTCTATGAAGGAGGAACACTCTACATTTTAATGGCTTTGCTTTCTTTGTTCTTCATTGCAATTTTATTACGTGCTGGAAAAGTGATGAATGCTTCTAGTGCACGTGCGTTTGAATTAGGCATTCGTAACGAAGCTCTTAATAAGGACTTAAAAGAAGAAATAACAACAAGAAAGCAGCTAAACGTGCAACTTGAACAGGAAATATTCGAACGAAAGTTGGCCGAAAATGAAATTAGAAAACTCTCTAAGGTATTTTTGGATGGAACAAATCCGAGCTTTATAGAAGATTTGAATGGCAATATTCTGGAAATGAACGATGAGGCTGTGAATGTATATGGCTTTTCGAGAACCGAATTGGTTGACAAATCGATTAAGTTACTGGTGCCCGATGGGTTGCATAAAAAAATGGATGAGTTGATTGAACTTTGTTTGGAAGGTAAATTGGTTCGTGATGTTGAATGCTTGCGAAAGAACAAGGATGGCAAGGAAATCCCTGTTCTTATAACGCTTTCCTTATTGACTGATGAAGAAAACAATCCTTTTGGCATCGCTTCTATTGATTCAAATTTAAGCGAACAAAAAAACATTGAAAAGGAACTAACAAAATCTAAAGCTGCGGCTGAAAGTGCCAATGCAACAAAGGATAAGTTCCTTAAAATTATTTCTCATGACCTTAGAACTCCTTTTAATAGCATCATTGGTTTTTCCGAATTATTAAATACAGATTATGATTTATTTGAGGACTTGGAAAGAAAAAATTGCATTCAAGAAATCAATACCTCATCCCATTTTGCCTATCGCCTACTCGATAACCTTTTAACTTGGGCTAGAACTCAAACAGATGAAATTAGAATCAACAAAGAAAATTTAAATCTGAAAGAATTGGTAGAGACAAGTATTTCGACCTATTTATTAAATGCCGATTCCAAAAACATTAGTGTTCTTAATAAAGTACAAGCTGATTTAATAATATCAATCGATGAAAATACAGCTTTAACCTTCATTAGAAACATCGTAAACAATGCTATAAAATTCACACATAAAGGAGGAAGCATTACAATTGATTCTCAGCTTACTGAGAATAGTATTAGACTCATCATTACGGACACTGGTGTTGGCATGACTGCTGAGGTAATTGATAATTTATTCAAAATAGACAAAGGAATATCAACCGAAGGAACCAACAATGAAATAGGTACAGGATTGGGACTCATTCTCTGCAAAGAATTCATTGAAAGAAATGGAGGTTCAATTCTTGTTAAGAGCGAAGTGAATAAGGGTAGTGAGTTTATTGTATCAATACCATTAGAAAGTGATTCAGAAGCAATTTGA
- a CDS encoding phospholipase D family protein: MIKQIESILKFKYYYLLALILLVSCAEKKNTTQETSFCSKIHRNDQITLSKTLEEIAPLMETKTGVYVLEDGSGSLVARAWLSEYAEKTIDIQYFIFSTDNVGLIACDYLIRAADRGVKIRIIVDDIMLDADIQDLLSVASHENISIKIYNPGINLGKNLFQKIGKLTTDFRGANQRMHNKTLIVDGKVVITGGRNIADEYFDYDHEYNFRDRDILLVGKESRKVTKSFNEFWNCSLTTGIENLVKNKDTDSQSADRYKRLHEYACNPANFWPQVRKRIENLPATFNSIKKSGDLVWVDNVHFISDAPGKNDGTKGLGGGGVSTTALISLIKNAKSSIVIQTPYLITSELSKNLFREAVNRGVKIRILTNSLASTDNVEAFSSYQTDRKKLLNTGVQIFEFRPDAAERTKIMTGELQEKLNHKPIFGLHAKSMVIDEKITVIGSFNLDPRSANLNTECVVIVHSDKVSRGVLNGMEEEFKPENSWETTLEFNPDLEVNKYKRLKTWTRKILPKSIL; the protein is encoded by the coding sequence ATGATAAAACAAATTGAATCCATTCTAAAGTTTAAGTATTACTATCTCCTTGCCCTAATTTTATTGGTATCATGTGCTGAAAAGAAGAACACCACACAGGAAACTAGTTTTTGTTCGAAGATTCATCGGAATGATCAGATCACTCTATCGAAGACACTTGAAGAAATTGCCCCTTTGATGGAGACAAAAACAGGAGTATATGTTCTTGAAGATGGAAGTGGTTCTTTGGTAGCCAGAGCATGGCTTAGCGAATATGCTGAGAAGACCATTGACATTCAATATTTCATTTTCTCTACAGATAATGTTGGCTTGATTGCTTGTGATTACTTAATAAGAGCTGCGGATCGCGGAGTTAAAATCAGAATCATTGTTGATGATATCATGCTCGATGCCGACATTCAAGATCTTTTAAGCGTTGCATCGCACGAAAATATTAGCATTAAAATTTACAACCCTGGGATTAATTTGGGCAAGAATCTATTTCAAAAAATCGGCAAATTAACCACCGATTTTAGAGGAGCTAATCAACGAATGCACAACAAAACCCTTATTGTAGATGGCAAAGTAGTAATCACAGGTGGTCGTAATATTGCTGATGAATATTTTGATTACGATCATGAGTATAATTTCAGAGATCGAGATATTTTATTAGTGGGTAAAGAATCAAGGAAAGTAACTAAATCGTTTAATGAGTTTTGGAACTGCTCCCTAACTACAGGGATTGAAAACTTAGTTAAAAATAAAGATACGGACAGCCAATCGGCAGATCGATACAAAAGACTTCATGAATATGCCTGCAATCCAGCTAACTTTTGGCCTCAAGTAAGAAAAAGAATAGAGAATTTGCCAGCAACCTTTAATTCCATTAAAAAATCGGGTGACTTAGTTTGGGTAGATAATGTTCATTTCATATCCGATGCACCAGGGAAGAATGATGGAACAAAGGGTTTAGGTGGTGGCGGTGTCTCTACAACGGCTTTAATTAGCTTGATTAAAAATGCCAAATCTTCTATAGTTATTCAAACACCCTATTTAATTACCTCTGAATTGAGTAAGAATTTATTTCGAGAAGCGGTTAATCGAGGTGTGAAAATCAGAATATTAACCAACAGTTTAGCCTCTACAGATAATGTGGAAGCATTTAGCAGCTACCAAACAGATCGCAAAAAGTTATTGAACACAGGTGTTCAAATCTTCGAATTTCGTCCTGATGCAGCAGAGCGAACCAAAATAATGACTGGAGAATTGCAAGAAAAGCTAAATCACAAACCCATTTTTGGACTTCATGCAAAATCGATGGTAATTGATGAAAAAATAACCGTTATCGGTTCGTTTAATCTTGATCCTCGAAGTGCAAATTTAAATACCGAATGTGTTGTAATTGTTCATTCCGATAAAGTATCGAGAGGTGTATTAAATGGTATGGAAGAAGAGTTTAAACCTGAGAATTCCTGGGAAACAACATTGGAGTTCAATCCCGATTTAGAAGTGAATAAGTACAAGCGTTTAAAAACCTGGACAAGGAAAATTCTTCCTAAATCGATTTTATAA
- a CDS encoding ABC transporter ATP-binding protein translates to MSRTHTADTSNAPKGKINKSGLRSALRLYKYIKPYRGQYFLGIFFLLGSSLASLAFPKLLGDLVNTGNSTTLGQTLNQTAILIALVLIAQATFAYFRIVLFVNVTEKSLAALRQATYRHLIKLPLQFFERRRVGELNSRISADVILLQETMTSTLADFIRQIIVITGGIILLGIISIKLTAFMLITLPPTMVAARFFGRFIRKFSKDVQTKLADSNTIIEETLQGIQSVKAFTNEHVEINRYKKKTLEIADLGMTRGKYRGAFSSFIILGLFGAIAAMVWQGSRLLQAGEMQSGDLFSFVIYSVFVGGTISGLANVYTSIQKFIGATEDLFKIYDEVPEEIQEMQKIDPKFKLQGEISFNNLTFAYPSRLEQDVLNKINLDIKSNQMIALVGHSGAGKSTLASLLLMLHQPPKNSLFFDEHDSHDFPLSALRGQISLVPQDIFLFGGSIGENIAYGKPGASQEEIYEAAKKANALEFIDRFPERFDTIVGERGTQLSGGQRQRIAIARAILKDPKILILDEATSSLDSESEQLVQEALEKLMAGRTSIVIAHRLSTVRKADEIIVLEQGEIVEQGTHETLMELPEGKYNKLIQLQYSN, encoded by the coding sequence ATGTCTAGAACACATACAGCAGATACTTCAAATGCTCCGAAAGGAAAAATTAACAAAAGCGGTTTACGAAGTGCATTACGACTTTACAAATATATTAAACCCTACCGAGGACAATATTTTTTAGGTATTTTCTTTTTGTTAGGTTCGAGTTTGGCCAGTTTGGCTTTCCCAAAACTATTGGGTGATTTGGTGAACACGGGGAATAGCACCACATTGGGACAGACTTTAAATCAAACGGCTATTCTGATTGCCCTTGTTTTGATCGCTCAAGCCACATTTGCCTATTTTCGTATTGTCTTGTTTGTTAATGTTACAGAGAAATCATTGGCAGCCTTACGACAAGCTACTTACCGTCATTTAATCAAGTTGCCTTTGCAATTTTTCGAAAGAAGACGAGTGGGAGAGCTTAATAGTAGAATATCAGCCGACGTTATTTTACTTCAGGAAACCATGACCAGCACTTTGGCCGATTTTATCCGTCAAATTATCGTTATTACGGGCGGGATTATCCTCTTGGGTATTATATCTATAAAGCTAACGGCTTTTATGCTGATCACTTTACCGCCTACCATGGTCGCAGCACGTTTCTTTGGTCGATTTATTCGGAAATTCTCTAAGGATGTACAAACCAAATTGGCTGACTCCAATACCATTATAGAGGAGACTTTGCAGGGTATACAATCGGTAAAAGCATTTACCAACGAACATGTTGAGATAAATCGTTACAAAAAGAAAACCCTGGAGATAGCCGACTTAGGCATGACGAGAGGTAAATATAGAGGAGCCTTTTCTTCTTTTATTATTCTAGGCCTATTTGGTGCCATTGCTGCTATGGTATGGCAAGGTTCTCGTTTATTGCAAGCAGGAGAAATGCAATCCGGAGACTTGTTCTCATTTGTTATTTATTCGGTTTTTGTAGGGGGAACCATTAGCGGATTGGCGAATGTGTATACGAGCATTCAGAAATTTATAGGGGCTACCGAAGATTTGTTTAAGATTTACGATGAGGTACCCGAAGAAATTCAAGAAATGCAGAAAATAGATCCTAAGTTTAAGCTACAGGGAGAAATTAGTTTCAATAATTTGACCTTTGCTTACCCTTCGCGATTGGAACAAGATGTTCTGAATAAGATCAATCTAGACATAAAAAGTAATCAAATGATTGCTCTTGTGGGGCATAGTGGTGCTGGGAAAAGTACTTTAGCTTCTCTCTTGCTTATGTTGCACCAGCCACCAAAGAACAGTTTGTTCTTCGATGAGCATGATAGTCATGATTTTCCCTTATCGGCCTTAAGGGGGCAGATTTCATTAGTTCCACAAGATATTTTTCTGTTTGGTGGGAGTATAGGGGAAAATATAGCTTATGGGAAACCTGGTGCAAGCCAGGAGGAAATATACGAAGCAGCTAAAAAGGCCAATGCTTTGGAATTTATCGACCGTTTTCCTGAGAGGTTTGATACCATAGTAGGTGAGCGTGGCACACAACTATCGGGAGGCCAGCGTCAACGTATAGCTATTGCACGTGCTATTCTGAAGGATCCTAAAATTCTGATTTTGGATGAAGCAACATCTTCCTTGGATTCAGAGTCGGAACAATTGGTTCAGGAAGCTCTTGAGAAGCTTATGGCTGGGAGAACATCTATTGTGATTGCGCACCGTTTATCTACCGTCAGAAAAGCCGATGAAATTATTGTACTGGAACAAGGTGAGATTGTAGAGCAGGGTACTCATGAAACCTTAATGGAGTTACCTGAAGGAAAATATAATAAACTGATTCAATTGCAGTATTCGAATTAG
- a CDS encoding PAS domain-containing sensor histidine kinase, whose translation MTNETPTYQELEKEIIKLKLELQIQDKMINTIPNPLFVKNKDFIYTNCNEAFANYLGLPKTKIINSSVYDISPKELADRYYNADCELRDNLKNQSYESKVKYANGTIHDILFHKANIINENNEFCGIVGIMLDITERKTAEQTLKENQKHLMQLNATKDKLFSIIAHDLRTPFNSILGFSELLITDGTDLDVLEREEYLGIINSTTKNTLVLLDNLLTWAKSQTGQIVYEPQKLLLSSIITEIIQDSTSIANTKNISLNQIKSDDIVVNADKNMIQIILRNLISNSIKFTKPGGNINISTIPKQNDIEISISDNGVGINNETLKKIFDTNTNISTNGTAEEKGSGLGLILCKEFVEKHGGEIWAESERGKGSVFKFTLPLNHSKQAINK comes from the coding sequence ATGACCAATGAAACTCCTACATATCAAGAATTGGAAAAAGAAATAATCAAATTGAAGCTTGAATTACAAATTCAAGATAAAATGATTAATACTATTCCAAACCCACTATTTGTTAAGAATAAAGATTTTATCTATACAAATTGTAATGAAGCTTTTGCAAACTATCTAGGCTTGCCCAAAACGAAAATCATAAACTCGAGCGTCTATGATATTTCGCCTAAAGAACTTGCAGACAGATACTATAATGCAGATTGCGAATTACGAGACAATTTGAAAAATCAGAGCTATGAAAGTAAGGTAAAATATGCCAACGGGACGATTCATGATATATTATTTCACAAGGCCAATATCATTAATGAAAATAATGAGTTTTGTGGAATTGTTGGTATTATGCTTGATATCACTGAACGTAAAACGGCTGAACAAACTCTGAAAGAAAACCAAAAGCACCTAATGCAACTTAATGCTACAAAGGACAAACTTTTTTCAATAATTGCACACGATTTAAGAACACCCTTTAATAGTATTTTAGGGTTTTCGGAATTACTAATTACAGATGGAACCGATTTAGATGTTTTAGAAAGGGAAGAATACTTAGGGATAATAAATTCTACAACAAAAAATACACTTGTATTGCTCGACAATTTATTAACCTGGGCAAAATCACAAACAGGACAAATAGTCTATGAGCCACAAAAATTACTATTGTCATCAATTATTACAGAAATAATACAAGACTCAACATCAATAGCAAACACCAAAAACATATCTTTAAATCAGATTAAATCAGATGATATCGTAGTGAATGCAGATAAAAATATGATTCAGATTATTTTACGAAATCTTATTTCAAATTCAATAAAATTCACAAAACCAGGAGGAAATATTAACATTTCAACAATTCCCAAACAAAACGATATTGAAATTTCTATTTCAGACAATGGAGTTGGGATAAATAATGAAACTCTTAAAAAGATATTTGATACAAATACCAATATTTCAACTAATGGCACAGCAGAAGAAAAAGGATCTGGTTTAGGCTTGATCCTATGTAAAGAATTTGTGGAAAAACATGGTGGTGAAATTTGGGCTGAAAGTGAAAGAGGAAAAGGTAGTGTTTTCAAATTCACATTACCCTTAAATCATTCAAAACAAGCTATAAATAAATAA
- a CDS encoding DUF5018 domain-containing protein, with amino-acid sequence MNKMNHLSILLFLLFSITLAGCDKEDRKSSEMDILAFSFDQLNPNVHAEINGNSILLVVPYGTDVNQLAASIELSDKASISPNTNVKQDFSKPVTYTVTAEDGQTQTYTVEVEVIKNTERDILSFVFNELDPFVTAAIDSETIYAEVVYGTDLTNLVPTVEISSDATILPETGIVTDFSDAVNYTVTAQDGQVKSYEVTVKMLDNTESKISSFSIQNQYRETIIDEENKTILIYAEKGVELSELIPTLEISEEATILPSLEESQDFSNPVEYTITAQNQDYQTIYTVNIVLPIEIADSNLELAVRGAMRYSGEPEGYIYLREVSEITKLEAVDKNITDISGIEYLTSLEHLDLTTNKISTLSQLSELENLEVLWLGSNEIVDISALENMTTINNLQLSWNKIVDISMIPNLIELEYLSLGNNPIEAFPSFEKLTKLEFFAMSYVYTDQIYNNGYEFLRGLTSIKQFHAQGTRAKVLSGLESLVGLTHLNLSNTNCWDLSLLENLSKLEFLYLNESINLTQEDIDALQLKLPDTIIEFD; translated from the coding sequence ATGAATAAAATGAACCATCTATCTATTCTGTTATTTTTATTATTTTCTATAACGCTTGCTGGATGTGATAAAGAAGATCGTAAATCTTCTGAAATGGATATTTTAGCTTTCTCTTTCGATCAACTTAATCCTAATGTACATGCAGAAATAAATGGAAATTCTATTCTATTAGTGGTTCCTTATGGCACTGATGTAAATCAATTGGCAGCTTCCATTGAATTATCAGACAAAGCGTCGATATCTCCAAATACTAATGTGAAGCAAGATTTTTCCAAACCCGTAACCTATACAGTTACTGCAGAGGATGGTCAAACTCAAACATATACTGTTGAAGTAGAAGTTATTAAAAATACAGAGCGAGATATTCTGAGCTTTGTTTTTAATGAATTAGATCCTTTTGTAACTGCAGCAATAGATAGCGAGACAATTTATGCTGAGGTGGTTTACGGTACGGACCTTACCAACTTAGTACCTACAGTTGAAATCTCTTCTGATGCTACTATTTTACCAGAAACTGGTATTGTTACTGATTTTTCGGATGCGGTGAATTATACTGTAACTGCTCAAGATGGGCAAGTAAAGTCTTACGAAGTAACTGTGAAAATGCTTGATAATACGGAAAGTAAAATTTCATCTTTTAGCATCCAAAACCAGTATCGCGAAACAATTATTGATGAAGAGAATAAGACCATCTTGATTTATGCTGAAAAAGGAGTTGAGCTAAGCGAATTAATCCCAACTCTAGAAATTTCGGAAGAGGCTACAATTCTTCCTTCACTTGAAGAATCTCAAGACTTCTCAAACCCTGTTGAATATACGATAACAGCACAGAATCAGGATTACCAGACAATTTATACTGTTAATATTGTATTACCAATAGAGATTGCAGATTCAAACTTAGAACTAGCTGTAAGAGGTGCAATGAGATATTCGGGAGAGCCTGAGGGCTATATTTATCTTAGAGAAGTTTCAGAAATTACAAAGCTCGAAGCTGTTGATAAAAACATCACAGATATTAGTGGTATTGAATATCTAACAAGTTTAGAGCATTTAGACCTTACAACCAATAAAATTAGTACTCTTAGTCAATTGTCTGAACTTGAGAATTTGGAGGTATTGTGGCTAGGAAGTAATGAAATTGTAGATATTTCAGCACTAGAAAATATGACTACAATTAATAATCTTCAACTAAGCTGGAACAAAATCGTTGATATTTCTATGATCCCTAATCTTATTGAACTCGAATATCTTTCGCTTGGTAACAATCCAATAGAAGCATTTCCATCTTTTGAGAAACTTACGAAACTTGAATTTTTTGCAATGAGTTACGTTTATACAGATCAGATTTATAATAATGGTTATGAGTTTTTAAGAGGCCTAACGAGCATAAAGCAATTTCATGCACAGGGAACAAGAGCTAAAGTATTATCAGGATTGGAATCATTAGTTGGTTTAACACATTTAAACTTGAGCAACACCAATTGTTGGGATCTTTCCTTACTAGAAAACCTTTCTAAACTAGAGTTCCTATATTTAAATGAGTCTATAAATCTAACACAGGAAGATATTGATGCTCTTCAACTAAAACTGCCAGATACAATCATTGAATTCGATTAA
- a CDS encoding YebC/PmpR family DNA-binding transcriptional regulator, translated as MGRAFEFRKARKFKRWDKMAKTFTRIGKEIVIAIKEGGPDPTSNSRLRAVIQNARAANMPKENVERAIKKATSKDQKDFKEIVYEGYAPHGIAVLVETATDNHMRTVADVRSYFSKTKGSLGTTGSVEFMFEHKCHFKIENTGQDLEELELEVIDLGVEDVFAEEDGIMLYGNFPDFGKIQAYLEENEMGVLESGFERIPMDTKELSEDQVADVEKLLDKLEDNDDVLHVFHNMA; from the coding sequence ATGGGAAGAGCATTTGAATTTAGAAAGGCACGCAAATTTAAGCGTTGGGATAAAATGGCTAAAACCTTTACCCGAATAGGAAAAGAAATCGTAATCGCTATTAAAGAGGGCGGACCTGATCCTACATCTAATTCACGTCTTCGTGCGGTAATTCAGAATGCAAGAGCAGCTAACATGCCTAAGGAGAATGTTGAGCGTGCGATTAAGAAAGCGACATCGAAAGATCAAAAGGATTTCAAAGAAATTGTATACGAAGGGTATGCACCACATGGTATTGCTGTTTTAGTAGAAACTGCCACAGATAACCATATGCGTACTGTTGCTGATGTTCGTTCTTACTTTAGTAAGACTAAGGGTAGCTTAGGAACTACAGGTAGTGTAGAATTTATGTTTGAGCATAAGTGTCACTTTAAAATAGAGAACACAGGTCAGGATCTTGAAGAGCTGGAGTTAGAAGTTATTGATTTGGGTGTAGAAGATGTTTTTGCTGAAGAAGATGGTATCATGCTTTACGGTAATTTTCCTGACTTTGGTAAGATTCAAGCTTATTTGGAAGAAAATGAAATGGGTGTTCTTGAATCTGGTTTCGAAAGAATTCCAATGGACACTAAAGAACTTAGCGAAGATCAGGTTGCTGATGTTGAAAAGCTTCTTGATAAATTAGAAGATAATGATGACGTATTACATGTTTTCCATAACATGGCATAA
- a CDS encoding enoyl-CoA hydratase/isomerase family protein, whose protein sequence is MKFNYLKFEKRDKIGILTLDRPNALNALNEDVFKELTGFFNDKETIQTIRALVITGEGKAFIAGADIKAMQEYSTQDGYDFSEIGKGVFDQIANLEIPVIAAINGFALGGGLELALSCDIRVASEKARLGLPEVNLGLIPGFNGTQRLPRLVGAGNAMYLMMLGEGITANEAYQLGIVQKLAKPESVLEETIELAEKIAGKSPNALRLIKKMVHQGVELNFKDAGKMESKEFGRLFKEDQKEREEGINAFLEKRKPNW, encoded by the coding sequence ATGAAATTTAATTACTTAAAATTTGAAAAGAGAGACAAAATTGGAATTTTGACTCTTGACCGCCCAAACGCCTTAAACGCCTTAAATGAGGATGTTTTTAAGGAACTTACCGGTTTCTTCAATGATAAAGAAACCATTCAAACCATTCGTGCTTTGGTAATCACCGGAGAAGGAAAGGCTTTTATTGCTGGAGCAGATATCAAAGCAATGCAAGAGTATTCCACACAAGATGGATATGACTTTTCAGAAATTGGAAAAGGAGTATTTGATCAGATCGCTAACCTGGAAATCCCTGTAATTGCAGCGATTAACGGTTTTGCCCTTGGGGGAGGGCTTGAACTCGCACTGTCTTGCGATATTCGAGTTGCTAGTGAAAAAGCCAGATTAGGATTGCCTGAGGTAAATCTTGGTTTGATTCCTGGTTTTAATGGAACTCAAAGACTACCACGTCTTGTTGGAGCAGGAAATGCGATGTATCTAATGATGCTTGGTGAAGGAATTACAGCTAATGAAGCATACCAATTAGGTATTGTTCAAAAATTAGCAAAGCCGGAATCAGTTCTTGAAGAAACAATAGAACTAGCTGAGAAAATTGCTGGGAAAAGTCCAAATGCGTTGCGTTTAATTAAAAAGATGGTTCACCAAGGAGTTGAATTGAATTTTAAGGATGCAGGTAAAATGGAATCCAAGGAATTTGGTCGCTTGTTTAAAGAGGATCAGAAAGAGCGAGAAGAAGGAATAAATGCCTTTTTAGAGAAGCGTAAGCCAAACTGGTAA
- a CDS encoding 3-hydroxyacyl-CoA dehydrogenase family protein, protein MENVSVLGAAGKMGSGILVLLSFEMAKLKLGKKEDKEFVLNAIDVSPTALVNLLGYVKSQLVKHAEKNIVELRDWYKEDEKLISNEDVINQFVDDVMAMIQTSTRIETAYNSQLIFEAIKEDKDLKVKLFSQIKQNNPDAWFLTNTSSIPIGGIEKDANLTGDIIGYHFYNPPVIQKLLEIIKTENTKPELAEFSVALAKSMRKIVVQSRDVAGFIGNGHFMRDALYALKQAEELAKTEGWAKAFFLIDTISRDLLVRPMGIFQLLDYVGVDVTRFILDSMQPSFPNETLSHEALNQMLDNEVKGGQYANGTQKDGIFKYEKGRIKEVYDLGSQKYIATESIEMECAAILGELPTLKIYWKSVVRDKNKAEILQKFFEELHQIDSVGANIAVAYGKNSKAIGQMLADTNVAESTSDVNTVMETGFFHAYGPVNDFF, encoded by the coding sequence ATGGAAAACGTAAGTGTTCTGGGAGCTGCTGGTAAAATGGGTAGCGGAATTCTTGTATTGCTATCATTTGAGATGGCGAAGCTTAAATTAGGCAAGAAGGAAGATAAAGAATTTGTCTTAAATGCGATTGATGTTTCGCCAACAGCATTGGTAAACTTATTGGGATATGTAAAATCACAATTGGTAAAGCATGCAGAGAAGAATATCGTAGAATTACGAGATTGGTATAAGGAGGATGAAAAGCTTATTTCTAACGAAGATGTCATCAATCAGTTTGTAGATGATGTTATGGCAATGATTCAAACATCTACACGTATTGAAACGGCTTACAATTCGCAATTAATCTTCGAAGCAATTAAGGAAGATAAGGATCTAAAAGTGAAATTGTTTTCACAGATCAAACAAAACAATCCAGATGCCTGGTTTTTAACCAATACATCTTCAATTCCAATTGGTGGAATAGAGAAGGATGCAAATTTAACCGGAGATATAATTGGTTATCATTTCTATAATCCTCCAGTAATTCAGAAATTATTAGAGATTATTAAGACAGAGAACACCAAACCAGAATTAGCTGAGTTCTCAGTGGCTTTGGCTAAATCTATGAGAAAGATTGTAGTTCAATCAAGAGATGTTGCGGGATTTATTGGCAATGGTCATTTTATGCGTGATGCTCTTTATGCATTGAAACAAGCAGAAGAATTGGCTAAAACAGAAGGATGGGCAAAAGCATTTTTCTTAATCGATACCATCAGTCGCGATCTATTGGTTCGTCCAATGGGTATTTTTCAATTACTTGATTATGTTGGAGTAGATGTAACTCGCTTTATATTAGATAGTATGCAGCCATCGTTTCCGAATGAGACTTTATCGCATGAAGCATTGAATCAAATGCTTGATAACGAGGTGAAAGGTGGTCAATATGCCAATGGAACTCAAAAAGATGGCATTTTTAAATATGAGAAAGGAAGAATAAAAGAAGTTTATGATCTGGGTTCACAGAAATATATAGCAACGGAAAGCATCGAAATGGAATGTGCTGCAATATTAGGTGAATTACCGACTCTGAAGATATACTGGAAATCAGTTGTTCGAGATAAAAATAAGGCGGAAATATTGCAGAAGTTTTTTGAAGAATTACACCAGATAGATAGTGTAGGAGCCAATATAGCAGTTGCTTATGGTAAGAATTCAAAAGCAATTGGACAGATGTTAGCCGATACAAATGTAGCGGAATCAACATCTGATGTGAATACCGTGATGGAAACGGGATTTTTCCATGCTTATGGTCCGGTTAACGATTTTTTCTAG